CAGTCTGAACTACATAAAGATTTCATAGGTAAAGCTAATATTACTTCATTAATCACTGCCCTTTCAAGATTTATATGTCTATTATTATATTCTATAACTACATCATCAGCTTCTACATCTTCTTCATCAATTCTATTTTCATTTACAAGCTTTCCAGATAGTTTTGTTCTTACACTCTTTTTAAATTCTTTTAAACATCTTGCACAATTTTCTTTATAATTATAAAGAATTTGTCCATCAATAACTATGTCCTTTGAAGCCTTATATATGCTACCATTTACCTTAATGGGAGTAGTAAAATAAATATCCCTTCCATTTACTTTAAGGGTGTCTAAATCTAACTTTCTATCAAAATCCAGACTTATGGTTACTTCATCTAGTAAATCTGATAAATTAATTATCACTTTTTTCACCTCTTTATAGACAAGTCATATTATATAAAGGCTTAAATAATTTGTCAAGAATTTATTATTTATCAATCAAAGCTTTAGTGTCTCTTGCTATCATAAGTTCTTCATTTGTAGGTATTACAATTATCTTCACTTCAGAACCATCCTTGCTAACTATAGCTTCTTTTCCTCTTACTTTATTCTTTTCTACATCTAATTCAATTCCTATACATTTTAAACCTTCACATACAGCTTCTCTAATTGTATGGGAGTTTTCACCTATACCTGCTGTAAATATTAAAGCATCAACATCACATAAAATAGCAGCATAGGCCCCTATATATTTTGTCACTTTATTGCAAAATACATTAAGGGCTAATTCAGCTCTTTCATTTCCATCATTAGCCGCTTCCTCTAAATCTCTAAAATCACTACTTACTCCTGATATACCTAAAACACCAGATTTTTTATTTAATAATGTGTTGATTTCTTCAAAATTTAAATCTTCTTTTTCCATTATAAATGGAATAATAGCAGGGTCAATATCACCAGTTCTAGTACCCATAGCAAGACCTTCTAAAGGAGTAAAGCCCATACTAGTTTCAATTGATTCACCATTTTTTACTGCACAAATACTTGCACCATTACCCAAATGACAAGTAATAACATTAATGTCCTCTAGATCCTTACCTAACATTTCAGTAGCTTTTGCTGTTACATATTTATGGGAAGTTCCATGGAATCCATATTTTCTAATACCATATTCTTCATATAATTCATAAGGTAATGGATAAATATAATTTGATGCAGGAATTGTTTGATGAAAAGCTGTATCAAAAACTGCAACCATTGGTGTTTCTGGCATAAGTTCTTTACATGCTTCAATTCCTATAATATTTGGTGGATTATGTAAAGGTGCCAAATCTACACATGCTTCTATTGCCTCCATAACTTCATCATCAATAACGACAGAATTTGCAAATTTTTCACCACCATGTACTACTCTGTGGCCCACAGCACTTATTTCATCTAATGATTTAATTGCTCCATGTTCAGAATCTAGTAGTGCATTTTTTAATACAACCCCTAAAGCTTCCTTATGATCTCCTAAAGGTTTTTCTATTATATATTCATCTTTTCCATTAGTATTATGTTTTACTCTTGAACCTTCTATACCAATTCTTTCTACTAGACCTTTTGCTAAAACCTCTTCATTGTCCATATTAATTAATTGATACTTTAAAGATGAACTACCACAGTTTATTACCAAAACATTCATTAAGCATACCTCCTAATCTTCTGTGCATTACAGATATATAAAATTTATTATTCGCTATAGACAATAATAATATATAAGTGATAAAAAAGCAACAAGCTTATTAGTGAGTCAGTCAGGACCGTCCCTCATATCTTATTATATACTAAAATTTATGTTATAATAAGATAATATTACAATTATATATTTATGGAGGTAAAAATGAAGGTTGTTGGGTTTATAACGGAATATAATCCTTTTCACTATGGTCATAAATACCATCTAGAGGAGTCCAAAAAAATAACTAAGGCGGAATATTCTATAGCTGTAATGAGTGGTTCCTTTGTTCAAAGGGGAGAACCATCTTTTATTGATAAATGGACCAAAGCTAAAATAGCTATAGATAACGGGGTAGATTTAGTTTTAGAGTTGCCAATAATTTTTTCAACTCAAAGTGCTGAACGTTTTGCCTTTGGCGGTGTTAAATTATTAGACTCTTTAAATATTGTTGACTACATTACTTTTGGTAGTGAACTTGGTAATATAGAACCACTAAATAAAATATCTAAAATTTTATCTGAAGAACCTCAATACTATAATAATCAACTACTGCATTATTTAGAAGAAGGTAATTCATACTCTGTAGCAAGAAGTCATGCCTTAAAGGATTATTTTATAAAAGAAAAAACATCCTTTCATTCATCTATTGAAAGGATTATAGAGTCTCCTAATAATATATTAGGAATTGAATATTTAAAAGCTTTATATAAAATAAATTCTTCAATTCAACCTATAACTTTTCAACGTATAGGTAGTGAATATAAAGATGAAAAATTAAGTAGTAATAAATCTAGTTCAACAGCTATAAGAAATAATATTTTTAAAAAAGATTTACCTTCTGTTAGAAATAATGTTCCTGCGGAAACTTATGCATATTTAGAACAATTTTTAAAGGAGCATAATAGTTTTAATTCTTTAGAAAATTATTCTCAAATATTATTGTATTTATTATGTATGACTTCTCCACATCAGATTAGTAAAGTAATTGATGTAGAAGAAGGATTAGAAAATAGAATTATAAATATGGCTTTTAAATATAATTCTTCAAACAACATTATTGACAATACTGTATCAAAACGTCATACAAAAACCCGAATACAAAGAATACTTATTCATATGCTATTAAATTTACAAAAACAAGATTTTTATTATTTAAAAGACAATTATCCTGAGTATTATAGGGTTTTAGGTGCCAATGAAAAAGGTGTTTATTTGTTAAGAAAAATAAAAGAAAATTCAAATATACCAATTATAAATAAATTTTCAGACTTTAAAAAAATAAGAAAACCAAGTTTTAGAAAAATGATTAACTATGATAAAAAAGGAACAGACCTTTTCTATCTAGGGTTAAATAGTAATCCTTGGGCTAATAAAGATTTTTATACATCACCTTACATAAAAGTTTAGGTTTCTTTAATATTTGAATTATGATTTTCTAAAGCAGAAATTATATTGTCCATTTCTTTAATTGTAGCATTATATCCAATTTCAAAACATTCATCTACCATTTCAAATTTAGAAGACTCTATATGGGACAAGGAGGGTTTTAACAATATATCTGCATAAGCTAAATCTACCTCTAATATTCTTTCAGCCATAATATCTATAGACCTTTGAATGATATCGAAGACATGGAATAGCCTACTTTGATAATCACTAAATCCTACATCTGCTGCAATTACAAAATCTATTCCTTCATCCTTTAGTACAGTTACAGGAACCCTATCTACAACCCCTCCATCTACTAGTGTCTTATTTCCAATTCTCACTGGTTCAAAAACTCCTGGTATAGAAATACTAGCTCGAATAGCCCTATATACAGGCCCTTTTGTTATAACTACTTTCTCAGATTTATTTAAATCAGTAGCTATAATAATTAATTTTTTATCTAACTCTTCTATTTTCCTACCTCCAGTAACTAATTTAAGAATTTCTTCAATTTTATCTCCCTTTAATACCCCTTTCCTAGGAACAGTAATATCCATCCACATTTTTTTATCAATTTGAATTGCTAATTTTCTAATCATCTCAGGAGAAATACCACAGCAATATAATCCACCAATTAAAGCTCCAGCACTACTACCCGAAATTATATCTATATCTATTCCATACTCTTCTAAAGCTTTTAAAACTCCAATATGTGCCAAACCTCGAGCAGCCCCTGATCCTAAGGCTAATCCAATATCATTTATATGGCCCATTCATATCACCTCGTAATCTTTCAGTCATATATATAATTAATTTACTAATATACTATAATAATGGAGGTGTTAATTATGTATATTACTAGAAATAAATTAAGCAAAAGCTACAAAAATAATGTTCCTTTCATTTTATTAGTTTTATGGTTATTAATTAATATAGTATTATTCCCAACAACCGCCATTAACGGAGCAACTAAAGGACTATCAACTTGGTTCAGTATAGTTGTACCTTCCTTATTTCCATTTTTTATAATTTCTGAACTACTCATAAACTTAGGCTTTGTAGAGTTTATCGGCTCCCTATTGGAACCAGTCATGATGCCTATATTTAATGTTCCAGGAATAGGGGCTTTCCCCTTTACAATGAGCCTAATTTCTGGTTACCCCGTAGGTGTAAAACTAGTTTCTAACTTAAGATTAAATAACAATATATCTAAGGTTGAAGCTGAAAGGCTTCTTTCTTTTTCTAGCACCTCTGGTCCATTATTTATGCTTGGAGCAGTTTCTGTAGGCATGCTAAAAAACTCTTCCTTAGGCCCATTAATTGTTTATCCTCACTATTTAGCTTCTCTTTCTCTAGGTTTTTTATTTAGATACTATAAAAAAAATACTAATAAATATAATTTAACGCTAAAAAATAATTCTTATTCTAGAAATAACTCTTATTCTAGTATTGCCCAATTAATGTCTAATAGCATAAAGGATGCCACAAATACTATAATTTCTATAGGAGGATTTATGATATTATATTCAGTTCTTATAGAAATAATTTACATATCAAAATTCTTTGACTTATTTATAAATTTTTTTATTAATATACTTCCATTTAATATTAGCATTGATGTTATAAAAGGTATCTTTGCCGGTATTATCGAAATAACCACTGGTTGCAATAAAATAGCTACAACTAATTTACCTTCTATATGGAAACTATTAATAATAAACTTTTTTATTGGATGGAGTGGTCTCTCTATTCATAGTCAAGCCTTAAGTTTTTTATCAGAAACCGATATTAATAGTAAACTATACATTTGCTCAAAATTTTTCCATGGTCTTTTATCAATTGTATATACTTTTTTATTTTATAAGGTTTTCTATAATAGTTTAGTTTTAGAATCTTTAGTTGAAGAAACATTTTTCCTTAAAATAACATCTTTTACCCAGTGGATAAATTTATTTACCCTATCCCTTCAAAGTCTATTTTCTGTACTAATAGGAATAATGATTTTAGCCGTAATTATAAATACTTTAAAAAGTATTACAAAAAACTAATTATTTTATTCCTCTTAATTCCTGTCTGTTTTCATCTAATGTCTCTATTAAAACTTTTAAATTCTCCTGAGTATTCATTAAAATATTATCTGCATATTCCATAGCTCCCAATCTTATATCTTTCGCATTATTTTGTGTCGTTGTCAATATTTCTTCTGCTCTTTCTTTTGCATTTCTTGTAATCTCATCTTCTTCTATTAACTCTTCTAAGTGAGTAGTAGCTTCATCAACAATTGTATCAGCTTCTTTTTGAGCTTCTGCTAGGATTCTTTGTTTTTCTTCTTTAATCCAATTCGCTTGCTTAATTTCATCAGGTAATCTTAATTTTACTTCCTTTATTATTTCAAAAAGATCTTCTTTGTCTAACATGACTTTATTAGAAAAAGGCACTGGAGATCCACTTTCTATAATTTCTTCTAATTCATCAATTAAATCTATTACATTCATTTATTCATTGCCCCCTTTAAGCTTCATTTCAATGGCCTCTTTCACAGATTTTGGAACAAAGCATGATATATCCCCATTAAAAGTTGCAATTTCCTTTACAATACTAGAGCTTAAATAAGCATATTCTCCACCAGAAACCATAAATAAAGTTTCAATATCATTATTTAATTTCCTGTTAGCTAAGGCCATTTGCATTTCATATTCAAAATCAGATACAGCTCTTAGTCCTCTAACCATAGTGGTAATTTCTTTTTCATAAGCATAATCAATTAATAATCCAGAAAAAGTATCAACCTCTACATTATTGGAATCTTTCAATTCCTTCTCTAAGAGTTCCACCCTTTCTTCTACAGTAAACATTGTTTTTTTAGAAGGATTTTTAAGAATAGCAACTACAACCTTTTCAAATTTTTTAGAACATCTTTTAATAATATCTAAATGTCCATATGTTACCGGATCAAAACTTCCTGGATATATTACAGCCAATTAAATTCCTCCTTTTTTAATATCTTTTTTGTAGAAAGTCAGACTTTTATCTCCATAATTTCTAGAATCTATTTTATTTAAAAGTAATATACTGTCTTCAAGGGTGTTCCTTTTACTATGTTCTACAATAATAATCCCAGTTTCTTTAATAATTTCTACATCGCATATAGCCTGTAATATTTTATGCTCAATTAATTTAGAATATGGAGGATCAATATAAATATAATCAAATTTTAAATCTTTTTTACTAAGTAACTTTATAGCAACAAAGACATCCTTTTTGTAGACGGAAGCTTGGTCCATAAATTCAATATTAATTAAATTCTTCTTTATTATTTTTATACTTTCTACTGAACTATCTACAAAGTAACATTCTTTTGCCCCTCTACTTAAAAATTCTATTCCCACAGACCCGGAGCCTGAAAATAGATCTAATACTATACTCTCTTCATCTATATAACCTAAAATATTAAACAAAGACTCCTTAACTCTATCCTGAGTTGGTCTTATTCTAGGACTTTTAGGTCCTTTTAATTTAAAACCTCTTTTTTTACCGGATATGACTCGCAAACAATCACTCCTTAATGCTTTCATTTATATTTTACCACATAAATGCCAACAATAAAATTACATTTAATTTAAAATAATATCTTCTATTTTATCTTCAAATATATTTAAGATTCTTGCCCTTAAATTTTCGTATTTTTTCAACTTTAAATATGGATCTTCTCTTAAAATTTCGACTGCCTTTTTTTGAGCTAATTTTAATATATCCATATCAGTAAATAAATTAGCAATTTTTAGATCTGGTAGTCCATGTTGTCTTGTTCCTATAAATTCGCCAGGCCCCCTTAACTCCAAATCTTTTTCTGATATAATAAAACCATCAGAAGTTCTTTGCATTATTCGCATTCTTTCCCTTGCAATTTTATTATTACTTTCATTTATTAAAATACAATAAGATTGATATTCTCCCCTACCAACCCTTCCTCTCAATTGGTGTAATTGGGCTAAACCAAATCTTTCTGCATTATATATCACCATTATATTAGCATTGGGTACATCTACTCCTACTTCAATAACTGTAGTAGAAACAAGTACATCAATTTCACCTTTTTTAAATTTATCCATTATTTCTTCCTTTTCATTACCCTTCATTTTACCATGGAGTAATCCTAAATTAGCATTTTTAAAAATTTCATTTTTCAATTTAGAATATAATTCCTCAGCAGCTTTAAGATCCAACTTATCACTTTCTTCAATTAATGGGCTTACAATATAAGCTTGTCTTCCTAAATTTAACTGTTTTATTATAAATTTATTAATCCTATTAATCATATTAGGTCCTACGGCATAAGTTTCTATTTCTTTCCTGCCTGGTGGCAATTCATCT
The genomic region above belongs to Tissierellales bacterium and contains:
- a CDS encoding ATPase; translated protein: MNVIDLIDELEEIIESGSPVPFSNKVMLDKEDLFEIIKEVKLRLPDEIKQANWIKEEKQRILAEAQKEADTIVDEATTHLEELIEEDEITRNAKERAEEILTTTQNNAKDIRLGAMEYADNILMNTQENLKVLIETLDENRQELRGIK
- the coaD gene encoding pantetheine-phosphate adenylyltransferase: MAVIYPGSFDPVTYGHLDIIKRCSKKFEKVVVAILKNPSKKTMFTVEERVELLEKELKDSNNVEVDTFSGLLIDYAYEKEITTMVRGLRAVSDFEYEMQMALANRKLNNDIETLFMVSGGEYAYLSSSIVKEIATFNGDISCFVPKSVKEAIEMKLKGGNE
- a CDS encoding patatin-like phospholipase family protein translates to MGHINDIGLALGSGAARGLAHIGVLKALEEYGIDIDIISGSSAGALIGGLYCCGISPEMIRKLAIQIDKKMWMDITVPRKGVLKGDKIEEILKLVTGGRKIEELDKKLIIIATDLNKSEKVVITKGPVYRAIRASISIPGVFEPVRIGNKTLVDGGVVDRVPVTVLKDEGIDFVIAADVGFSDYQSRLFHVFDIIQRSIDIMAERILEVDLAYADILLKPSLSHIESSKFEMVDECFEIGYNATIKEMDNIISALENHNSNIKET
- a CDS encoding nucleotidyltransferase, which codes for MKVVGFITEYNPFHYGHKYHLEESKKITKAEYSIAVMSGSFVQRGEPSFIDKWTKAKIAIDNGVDLVLELPIIFSTQSAERFAFGGVKLLDSLNIVDYITFGSELGNIEPLNKISKILSEEPQYYNNQLLHYLEEGNSYSVARSHALKDYFIKEKTSFHSSIERIIESPNNILGIEYLKALYKINSSIQPITFQRIGSEYKDEKLSSNKSSSTAIRNNIFKKDLPSVRNNVPAETYAYLEQFLKEHNSFNSLENYSQILLYLLCMTSPHQISKVIDVEEGLENRIINMAFKYNSSNNIIDNTVSKRHTKTRIQRILIHMLLNLQKQDFYYLKDNYPEYYRVLGANEKGVYLLRKIKENSNIPIINKFSDFKKIRKPSFRKMINYDKKGTDLFYLGLNSNPWANKDFYTSPYIKV
- a CDS encoding acetate kinase — translated: MNVLVINCGSSSLKYQLINMDNEEVLAKGLVERIGIEGSRVKHNTNGKDEYIIEKPLGDHKEALGVVLKNALLDSEHGAIKSLDEISAVGHRVVHGGEKFANSVVIDDEVMEAIEACVDLAPLHNPPNIIGIEACKELMPETPMVAVFDTAFHQTIPASNYIYPLPYELYEEYGIRKYGFHGTSHKYVTAKATEMLGKDLEDINVITCHLGNGASICAVKNGESIETSMGFTPLEGLAMGTRTGDIDPAIIPFIMEKEDLNFEEINTLLNKKSGVLGISGVSSDFRDLEEAANDGNERAELALNVFCNKVTKYIGAYAAILCDVDALIFTAGIGENSHTIREAVCEGLKCIGIELDVEKNKVRGKEAIVSKDGSEVKIIVIPTNEELMIARDTKALIDK
- a CDS encoding DUF177 domain-containing protein, which translates into the protein MIINLSDLLDEVTISLDFDRKLDLDTLKVNGRDIYFTTPIKVNGSIYKASKDIVIDGQILYNYKENCARCLKEFKKSVRTKLSGKLVNENRIDEEDVEADDVVIEYNNRHINLERAVINEVILALPMKSLCSSDCKGICQKCGKNLNEGKCDCEIDDIDPRLAKLKELL
- the ylbJ gene encoding sporulation integral membrane protein YlbJ yields the protein MYITRNKLSKSYKNNVPFILLVLWLLINIVLFPTTAINGATKGLSTWFSIVVPSLFPFFIISELLINLGFVEFIGSLLEPVMMPIFNVPGIGAFPFTMSLISGYPVGVKLVSNLRLNNNISKVEAERLLSFSSTSGPLFMLGAVSVGMLKNSSLGPLIVYPHYLASLSLGFLFRYYKKNTNKYNLTLKNNSYSRNNSYSSIAQLMSNSIKDATNTIISIGGFMILYSVLIEIIYISKFFDLFINFFINILPFNISIDVIKGIFAGIIEITTGCNKIATTNLPSIWKLLIINFFIGWSGLSIHSQALSFLSETDINSKLYICSKFFHGLLSIVYTFLFYKVFYNSLVLESLVEETFFLKITSFTQWINLFTLSLQSLFSVLIGIMILAVIINTLKSITKN
- the rsmD gene encoding 16S rRNA (guanine(966)-N(2))-methyltransferase RsmD, whose protein sequence is MKALRSDCLRVISGKKRGFKLKGPKSPRIRPTQDRVKESLFNILGYIDEESIVLDLFSGSGSVGIEFLSRGAKECYFVDSSVESIKIIKKNLINIEFMDQASVYKKDVFVAIKLLSKKDLKFDYIYIDPPYSKLIEHKILQAICDVEIIKETGIIIVEHSKRNTLEDSILLLNKIDSRNYGDKSLTFYKKDIKKGGI